In a single window of the Streptomyces sp. CGMCC 4.7035 genome:
- the thiD gene encoding bifunctional hydroxymethylpyrimidine kinase/phosphomethylpyrimidine kinase — protein sequence MTAPPRVLTIAGSDSGGGAGIQADLKTMLALGAHGMSVVTAVTAQNSLGVQGAWELPVEAVRAQYRSVVDDIGVQAVKTGMLASPALVTAVAELLADVAAPVVVDPVSVSKHGDRLLAGDALDAVRTRLLPLATVATPNLDEVAELTGIAVTDEPGMRRAAARLLSYGPRWVLVKGGHLPGEAVDLLTDGRDEHWLRAPRHDNRHTHGTGCTLASAVAVGLARGLAVPEAVRRAKEYVTAAIAAGFALGEGIGPVDHGWRLRSRV from the coding sequence ATGACCGCGCCGCCCCGTGTGCTGACGATCGCCGGATCCGACTCCGGCGGAGGCGCCGGCATCCAGGCCGACCTCAAGACGATGCTCGCGCTGGGCGCCCACGGGATGAGCGTGGTCACCGCGGTCACGGCGCAGAACTCCCTCGGTGTGCAGGGCGCTTGGGAGCTGCCGGTGGAGGCGGTACGCGCCCAGTACCGCAGCGTCGTCGACGACATCGGCGTCCAGGCGGTCAAGACCGGGATGCTCGCCTCGCCCGCGCTCGTCACGGCGGTGGCCGAGCTGCTCGCCGACGTGGCGGCCCCGGTCGTCGTGGACCCGGTGAGCGTCTCCAAGCACGGGGACCGGCTGCTCGCCGGCGACGCGCTGGACGCCGTACGGACCCGGCTGCTGCCGCTCGCGACGGTGGCCACGCCGAACCTGGACGAGGTCGCGGAACTGACCGGCATCGCGGTGACCGACGAGCCGGGCATGCGCCGCGCGGCCGCACGGCTGCTGTCGTACGGGCCCCGGTGGGTGCTCGTGAAGGGCGGACATCTGCCCGGCGAGGCCGTGGACCTCCTCACGGACGGCCGGGACGAGCACTGGCTGCGGGCCCCGCGCCACGACAACCGCCACACCCACGGCACGGGCTGCACCCTCGCCTCGGCGGTCGCGGTCGGGCTCGCGCGGGGGCTCGCGGTGCCGGAGGCGGTGCGGCGGGCCAAAGAGTACGTCACGGCGGCGATCGCGGCGGGGTTCGCGCTGGGCGAGGGGATCGGCCCTGTGGACCACGGGTGGCGCCTGCGCTCGCGTGTGTGA
- a CDS encoding DUF3140 domain-containing protein encodes MTDALELDALWDEFHRVVNMTSQELAAWLRVRDADEETEPLPEHAGTPTGRHVLAILRKRRMDLTDDDIRVMYDVVETVTDQRDTADEPEADEDHRRHRLMTLGHDPLKPPQ; translated from the coding sequence ATGACCGACGCCCTGGAGCTGGACGCGCTGTGGGACGAGTTCCACCGCGTGGTGAACATGACCTCCCAGGAACTGGCGGCCTGGCTGCGGGTCCGGGACGCCGACGAGGAGACCGAGCCGCTGCCCGAGCACGCGGGCACCCCGACCGGGCGGCACGTCCTCGCGATCCTGCGGAAGCGGCGCATGGATCTCACGGACGACGACATCCGGGTGATGTACGACGTCGTGGAGACCGTCACCGACCAGCGGGACACCGCCGACGAGCCCGAGGCCGACGAGGACCACCGGCGCCACCGGTTGATGACGCTGGGCCACGACCCGCTCAAACCGCCGCAGTGA
- a CDS encoding jacalin-like lectin yields MRRLLATLAAAAAALGGLTAAAPTAAAADSGTFHVLTYNVAGLPESLSSAPTPRESSTTTIGGRLGPYDIVHVQEDFNYHAYLYAADSHPYRTPTSGGAGIGSGLNTLSGLPYDTDDFERVHWNSCQYDSGDCLTPKGFTFMRERLAEGVYVDFYNLHTNAGTNDGDLASRADNLNQLTDFIKTHSAGNAVVVMGDTNTRYTRSGDTIAEFAATNGLTDAWVQLIRGGTPPAKGSDALVCDENAITNTCEVVDKILYRGSKLVSLNATSYNNEHATFLTDDGLMLSDHDPITASFTWSRNSAFQLSDQFGGPHGDYYNDIDSVPAGARATSIQLSSGSRVDRIGVTLSNGTTLAHGGTGGTASSLTLGSGEYVSGAQLCQGVKDGHTRIFYAKFTTNLGHTLTGGTSTSDCVTRTAPSGWQIAGFHGRSGDEVDKIGFIYTKR; encoded by the coding sequence ATGCGCAGACTCCTCGCCACTCTCGCGGCGGCCGCCGCCGCGCTCGGCGGACTCACGGCCGCCGCGCCCACAGCGGCGGCGGCCGATTCGGGCACGTTCCATGTGCTCACCTACAACGTCGCGGGACTCCCGGAGAGCCTCTCCAGCGCCCCGACACCGCGCGAGTCGAGCACGACGACGATCGGCGGGCGGCTCGGCCCGTACGACATCGTCCACGTCCAGGAGGACTTCAACTACCACGCCTACCTGTACGCGGCGGACTCCCACCCCTACCGCACGCCCACCAGCGGCGGCGCAGGCATCGGCAGCGGCCTCAACACGCTGTCCGGCCTCCCCTACGACACCGACGACTTCGAGCGCGTGCACTGGAACTCGTGCCAGTACGACTCCGGCGACTGCCTCACCCCCAAGGGCTTCACCTTCATGCGGGAGCGGCTCGCCGAGGGCGTCTACGTCGACTTCTACAACCTGCACACCAACGCCGGCACGAACGACGGCGACCTGGCCTCACGCGCGGACAACCTCAACCAGCTCACGGACTTCATCAAGACCCACTCCGCGGGCAACGCCGTCGTCGTCATGGGCGACACCAACACCCGCTACACACGCTCGGGCGACACGATCGCCGAGTTCGCCGCAACGAACGGCCTCACCGACGCCTGGGTCCAGCTGATCCGGGGCGGCACCCCGCCCGCCAAGGGCAGCGACGCCCTGGTCTGCGACGAGAACGCGATCACGAACACCTGCGAGGTCGTCGACAAGATCCTCTATCGGGGCAGCAAGCTCGTCTCGCTGAACGCCACGTCGTACAACAACGAGCACGCCACGTTCCTCACCGACGACGGGCTGATGCTGTCCGACCACGACCCGATCACCGCGTCGTTCACCTGGTCGCGCAACTCCGCCTTCCAGCTCAGCGACCAGTTCGGCGGGCCGCACGGTGACTACTACAACGACATCGACAGCGTTCCTGCGGGCGCCCGTGCCACGAGCATCCAGCTGAGCAGCGGCTCGCGCGTCGACCGGATCGGGGTGACGCTGAGCAACGGCACCACGCTGGCCCACGGCGGCACCGGCGGCACGGCGTCGTCGCTGACGCTGGGCAGCGGCGAGTACGTGAGCGGCGCGCAGTTGTGCCAGGGCGTGAAGGACGGCCACACCCGGATCTTCTACGCGAAGTTCACCACCAACCTCGGCCACACCCTCACGGGCGGCACCTCGACCTCCGACTGCGTGACCCGCACGGCGCCCTCCGGCTGGCAGATCGCCGGATTCCACGGGCGCTCCGGCGACGAGGTCGACAAGATCGGCTTCATCTACACCAAGCGCTGA
- a CDS encoding HAD-IIA family hydrolase — translation MDSVRAVLIDIDGVLTVSWQPLPGAVEALREIRDLGLPIALLTNTTSRTRASIAETLSASGFPVAAKDILTAPAVTAAYLAEHCPGARCSLLNSGDIGDDLFGVSVVDDDADADAVPDVVIVGGAGPEFDYAALNRAFGHLQQGARLVAMHRNLYWRTDQGLQLDSGAFVLGLEKAARTEAEVTGKPSPAFFEAALAHVGVGADQALMVGDDIESDVLAAQRAGITGVLVRTGKYLPETHRDASGEPDHVLDSFADLPTLLG, via the coding sequence ATGGATTCAGTGCGTGCGGTCCTCATCGACATCGACGGGGTGCTCACCGTCTCGTGGCAGCCGCTGCCGGGCGCGGTCGAGGCGTTGCGGGAGATTCGCGACCTGGGTCTGCCCATCGCTCTGCTCACCAACACGACGTCCCGCACCCGTGCGTCGATCGCCGAGACCCTCTCGGCGTCCGGTTTCCCCGTGGCCGCCAAGGACATCCTCACCGCGCCCGCCGTCACCGCCGCATACCTCGCGGAGCACTGTCCCGGCGCGCGGTGCTCCCTGCTCAACAGCGGTGACATCGGCGACGACCTCTTCGGTGTCTCCGTCGTCGATGACGACGCCGACGCCGACGCCGTCCCGGACGTCGTGATCGTCGGCGGCGCCGGTCCCGAGTTCGACTACGCCGCGCTCAACCGCGCCTTCGGCCACCTCCAGCAGGGGGCACGGCTGGTCGCCATGCACCGCAATCTGTACTGGCGCACCGACCAGGGGCTACAGCTGGACTCGGGGGCGTTCGTGCTCGGGCTGGAGAAGGCGGCGCGTACGGAGGCCGAGGTCACGGGCAAGCCGTCACCCGCGTTCTTCGAGGCGGCGCTGGCTCATGTCGGGGTCGGCGCCGACCAGGCGCTGATGGTCGGCGACGACATCGAGTCCGACGTGCTCGCGGCGCAGCGCGCCGGTATCACCGGGGTGCTGGTCAGGACCGGCAAGTACCTGCCGGAGACCCACCGGGACGCGAGCGGTGAGCCCGACCATGTCCTGGACTCCTTCGCGGACCTCCCCACGCTGCTGGGTTAG
- a CDS encoding WhiB family transcriptional regulator — MEWLRYAACVDEDPELFFPVGTTGPALDDIAAAKRVCGRCPVIVECLAWALNSGQTAGVWGGTCEQERVELLRVTRHRQTGRSAG, encoded by the coding sequence ATGGAGTGGTTGCGGTACGCCGCGTGCGTGGACGAGGACCCCGAGCTGTTCTTCCCCGTCGGGACGACGGGGCCGGCCCTCGACGACATCGCCGCCGCCAAGCGCGTCTGTGGTCGCTGCCCGGTGATCGTCGAGTGCCTGGCCTGGGCACTGAACAGCGGGCAGACGGCGGGCGTGTGGGGCGGCACCTGTGAGCAGGAGCGTGTTGAACTGCTCCGGGTCACGCGACACCGACAGACAGGGAGAAGCGCGGGTTGA
- a CDS encoding HhH-GDP family DNA glycosylase: MTRDEDASRVIEELVAEYGHTYAEEAGIRLKDTPQPLYRLLLMALLLSARIRTSIALATVRALHDAGLNDPRRMAGADWQERVDALGRGGYRRYDERTATQLGDGAELLTERWSGDLRRMREEAGQDVSALRRLLQEIPGMGPAGADIFLREVQRVWPEVAPRLDAKALSGAERLGLPKDPEKLVELAGDTEPAVLAAALVHAALDKKVAEGVLEHAG; this comes from the coding sequence ATGACCCGCGACGAAGACGCGTCCCGCGTCATCGAGGAACTTGTCGCCGAGTACGGACACACCTACGCCGAAGAGGCGGGCATCCGGCTCAAGGACACTCCGCAGCCGCTCTACCGGCTGCTGCTCATGGCCCTGCTCCTCAGCGCCCGCATCCGCACGTCGATCGCCCTCGCCACGGTGCGGGCGCTGCACGACGCGGGTCTGAACGATCCGCGCCGCATGGCCGGGGCCGACTGGCAGGAACGCGTCGACGCGCTGGGCCGGGGCGGCTACCGGCGCTACGACGAGCGGACCGCGACCCAACTCGGCGACGGGGCCGAGCTACTGACGGAGCGTTGGAGCGGCGACCTGCGGCGTATGCGGGAGGAGGCCGGTCAGGACGTCTCCGCCCTGCGCCGGCTGCTGCAGGAGATACCGGGGATGGGGCCGGCCGGTGCGGACATCTTCCTGCGCGAAGTACAGCGGGTCTGGCCGGAGGTGGCACCCCGCCTGGACGCCAAGGCCCTCTCCGGGGCGGAGCGGCTCGGACTGCCGAAGGATCCCGAGAAGCTGGTGGAGCTCGCCGGGGACACCGAACCGGCCGTGCTGGCCGCAGCGTTGGTGCACGCCGCCCTCGACAAGAAGGTGGCGGAGGGCGTTCTGGAACACGCCGGGTGA
- a CDS encoding purine-cytosine permease family protein, with translation MPLAHVSGGLPADGRRTVFDGRMPAAPGDLRVEGHGIEPVPEGNRYGGAGRLFTVWFAPNLTMTGVFTGTIGIALGLDFPTALVAVVLGTVVGAVPTAYLSTWGSRTGAGQLPLARLAFGRAVALPGVLQWLSSVAWDALIALFGGDALARLCGWPFWLGVLVMLLAQGALGVLGYEAIHRLQIVMTFVLAVAFTLIALRMRDAGHLATSGTAHGADRAGAFVLTSTIALSLALSWAPYASDFSRYLPPTTSRVRMFWNTLLGLVVSFVAVQALGLWGAAALTDQTAAGVDALLGGGTLGAFGLLAVALAALCSNAMNDYSGSLALQTVGVRVPRPAAAALAAGLGFPLVLWMHAADTTARFQNVLLFVGYWIPGFVAIVVVDWIVRARTRGAGPTDLAAETARTPSVWPPLLAFTGAFAAAVPFMDTGLYVGPVARALHGADLSYYVAFLVALAVYAPLRVREEGRA, from the coding sequence ATGCCACTGGCGCATGTTTCCGGCGGGCTGCCCGCCGACGGCCGACGGACCGTCTTCGACGGGCGGATGCCCGCCGCCCCCGGCGACCTCCGGGTGGAGGGGCACGGCATCGAACCGGTCCCCGAGGGCAATCGCTACGGCGGCGCGGGCCGGCTGTTCACCGTCTGGTTCGCCCCGAACCTGACCATGACCGGTGTGTTCACCGGGACCATCGGCATCGCGCTCGGCCTCGACTTCCCCACCGCGCTCGTCGCCGTCGTCCTGGGCACGGTGGTCGGCGCGGTGCCCACCGCGTACCTGAGCACCTGGGGAAGCCGTACCGGAGCCGGTCAACTCCCGCTCGCCCGGCTCGCGTTCGGGCGCGCGGTGGCGCTGCCCGGTGTGCTGCAGTGGCTGTCGTCGGTCGCGTGGGACGCGCTGATCGCGCTGTTCGGCGGGGACGCGCTGGCACGGCTGTGCGGCTGGCCGTTCTGGCTGGGCGTCCTCGTCATGCTCCTGGCACAGGGAGCCCTCGGGGTGCTGGGATACGAGGCGATCCACCGGCTCCAGATCGTCATGACCTTCGTCCTCGCGGTCGCCTTCACGCTGATCGCCCTGCGGATGCGGGACGCGGGCCACCTCGCGACCTCGGGAACGGCGCACGGCGCCGACCGGGCGGGCGCGTTCGTGCTCACCAGCACCATCGCGCTCAGCCTGGCCCTGTCGTGGGCCCCGTACGCCAGCGACTTCAGCCGCTATCTGCCGCCCACCACCTCCCGCGTCCGGATGTTCTGGAACACGCTGCTCGGTCTCGTGGTGTCCTTCGTGGCCGTCCAGGCGCTCGGGCTGTGGGGCGCGGCCGCGCTCACCGACCAGACGGCCGCGGGGGTGGACGCGTTGCTGGGCGGGGGCACGCTGGGCGCGTTCGGGCTGCTGGCCGTAGCGCTGGCGGCGCTGTGCAGCAACGCCATGAACGATTACAGCGGCTCCCTGGCATTGCAGACCGTCGGCGTGCGCGTGCCGCGCCCGGCGGCCGCCGCCCTGGCCGCCGGGCTCGGCTTCCCGCTGGTGCTGTGGATGCACGCGGCGGACACCACCGCCCGCTTCCAGAACGTGCTGCTGTTCGTGGGCTACTGGATCCCCGGTTTCGTGGCGATCGTGGTCGTCGACTGGATCGTGCGGGCCCGGACGCGCGGCGCTGGGCCGACCGACCTCGCCGCCGAGACCGCCCGGACGCCGTCCGTGTGGCCCCCGCTGCTGGCGTTCACCGGCGCCTTCGCCGCGGCGGTCCCGTTCATGGACACCGGCCTGTACGTGGGTCCGGTCGCCCGCGCGCTGCATGGCGCCGACCTCTCCTACTACGTGGCGTTCCTGGTGGCCCTCGCGGTGTACGCCCCGCTGCGCGTGCGAGAGGAGGGTCGCGCATGA
- a CDS encoding sulfite exporter TauE/SafE family protein: MNTMTLWNISPWGFAALAAAAMLVGFSKTAVSGANTVSLAIFAAVLPARASTGVLLPILIVGDVLAVLTYRRHAHWPTLWRLFPAVAAGVVLGTLFLVWADDGVVRTSIGAILLLMAAVTVWRRRGADRDEDPDSVTTRAGRIRARSYGILGGFTTMVANAGGPVMSMYLLSAGFRKLGFLGTSAFFFLIVNVSKVPFSAGLGLIDGRSLLLDAALAVFVVPGAFVGKWAVNRINQRLFEQLVIAATVVGAVQLLLR, from the coding sequence ATGAACACGATGACACTCTGGAACATTTCCCCCTGGGGATTCGCCGCACTGGCCGCCGCGGCGATGCTCGTCGGCTTCTCCAAGACCGCCGTGAGCGGCGCCAACACGGTCAGCCTGGCCATCTTCGCCGCCGTCCTGCCCGCCCGCGCCTCGACCGGCGTCCTGCTGCCCATCCTGATCGTCGGCGACGTCCTCGCGGTCCTCACCTACCGGCGGCACGCCCACTGGCCCACCCTGTGGCGCCTGTTCCCGGCGGTCGCCGCGGGCGTCGTCCTCGGCACACTGTTCCTGGTGTGGGCCGACGACGGGGTCGTACGGACATCGATCGGCGCCATCCTGCTGCTGATGGCGGCGGTCACGGTGTGGCGGCGCCGCGGTGCCGACCGCGACGAGGATCCCGACTCCGTGACCACCCGCGCCGGCCGGATCAGGGCCCGCTCCTACGGCATCCTCGGCGGCTTCACCACGATGGTCGCCAACGCGGGCGGCCCGGTGATGTCGATGTACCTCCTCTCCGCCGGCTTCCGCAAACTGGGCTTCCTCGGCACCTCGGCCTTCTTCTTCCTGATCGTCAACGTCTCCAAGGTGCCCTTCAGCGCGGGCCTCGGCCTGATCGACGGCCGCTCACTGCTGCTGGACGCGGCGCTCGCGGTGTTCGTGGTGCCGGGTGCCTTCGTCGGCAAGTGGGCGGTGAACCGGATCAACCAGCGCCTGTTCGAACAGCTGGTCATCGCCGCGACGGTGGTCGGCGCCGTCCAGTTGCTGCTGCGGTGA
- a CDS encoding thiolase family protein, with amino-acid sequence MRTVHFAAARRTPIGKLRGALSSVRPDDLAATVIRGLIADVPALDPARIDDVYWGAANQAGEDNRNVARMAALLAGLPESVPGATVNRLCASGLEAVTTAARAIAAGEADMVLAGGSESMSRAPFVLPRPDEALPHRIETADTRLGWRLVNPAMKDLHGLLSMGETAEEVAERYGIPRERQDDFALRSHRRAADAGKNGYFDDELLPLTRPDGVVVTVDESVREDTSYEKLARLKPVFREGGTVTAGNASPMNDGAAGLLLVSEEALNELGLESLGRYVAGASAGVHPDVMGIGPVPATEKALTRAGWTIGDIQEAEFNEAFAAQALACVDRLGIDPDLVNPTGGAIALGHPLGCSGARILTTLLHRMRRTGSVRGLATMCVGVGQGSAVLVERH; translated from the coding sequence GTGCGTACCGTCCACTTCGCGGCAGCCCGCCGCACCCCCATCGGCAAGCTGCGCGGCGCCCTGTCCTCCGTACGCCCCGACGACCTTGCCGCGACCGTCATCCGCGGTCTGATCGCCGACGTGCCAGCCCTCGACCCGGCCCGCATCGACGACGTCTACTGGGGCGCGGCCAACCAGGCCGGCGAGGACAACCGCAACGTCGCCCGTATGGCCGCCCTGCTCGCCGGCCTGCCCGAGTCCGTACCGGGCGCCACGGTCAACCGGCTGTGCGCCTCCGGTCTGGAGGCCGTGACGACGGCCGCCCGTGCGATCGCGGCGGGCGAGGCGGACATGGTGCTCGCGGGTGGTTCCGAGTCCATGAGCCGTGCCCCCTTCGTGCTGCCCCGTCCCGACGAGGCCCTGCCGCACCGCATCGAGACCGCCGACACCCGCCTCGGCTGGCGCCTGGTCAACCCGGCGATGAAGGATCTGCACGGACTGCTGTCCATGGGCGAGACCGCCGAGGAGGTCGCCGAGCGGTACGGCATCCCGCGCGAACGCCAGGACGACTTCGCCCTGCGCAGCCACCGGCGTGCCGCGGACGCCGGCAAGAACGGGTACTTCGACGACGAGCTCCTGCCCTTGACCCGGCCGGACGGGGTCGTGGTCACCGTCGACGAAAGCGTGCGCGAGGACACGTCGTACGAGAAACTGGCCCGCCTCAAGCCGGTGTTCCGCGAGGGCGGCACCGTCACGGCGGGCAACGCCTCGCCCATGAACGACGGTGCGGCCGGACTCCTCCTCGTCAGTGAGGAGGCCCTGAACGAACTGGGCCTCGAGTCCCTCGGCCGGTACGTCGCCGGAGCCTCGGCCGGCGTCCACCCGGACGTCATGGGCATCGGCCCCGTCCCCGCCACCGAGAAGGCCCTGACGCGCGCCGGCTGGACGATCGGCGACATCCAGGAGGCCGAGTTCAACGAGGCGTTCGCCGCCCAGGCCCTCGCCTGCGTCGACCGCCTCGGCATCGACCCCGATCTGGTCAACCCCACCGGCGGTGCCATCGCCCTCGGCCACCCGCTCGGCTGCTCGGGCGCACGCATCCTGACGACCCTCCTGCACCGCATGCGCCGCACGGGCTCGGTACGCGGGCTCGCCACCATGTGCGTCGGCGTCGGCCAGGGCAGCGCGGTCCTCGTCGAACGGCACTGA
- the gndA gene encoding NADP-dependent phosphogluconate dehydrogenase: MQATAQIGVTGLAVMGRNLARNFARHGYTVAVHNRTPTRTKALVEEFGHEGAFVAAETAEEFVAALERPRRLMIMVQAGAATDAVIEEFASLLEPGDMIIDGGNAHFAETRRRERALRERGLHFVGAGVSGGEEGALNGPSIMPGGSPEAYASLGPMFEKISAKVDGEPCTTHVGTDGAGHFVKMVHNGIEYADMQLIGEAYDLLRQVAGFSPAAIAEIFREWNKGRLDSYLIEITAEVLAHTDAATGKPFVDVVADAAGQKGTGRWTVQTALELGSPVTAIAQATFARAASGQSALRGAYRGLPGGTSWDLTSYEAERFTAQVEQALYASKLIAYDQGWKMILDAADEFGWEIDLGAVAKIWRGGCIIRAAFLDRIRAAYAADPGLVSLLSDAGFAAEITDAQVPWREVIAIAARRGVPVPAFSAALSYYDSLRAERLPAALTQGQRDYFGAHTYRRVDREGSFHTLWGTADRAETEA; the protein is encoded by the coding sequence ATGCAGGCGACCGCGCAGATCGGCGTCACCGGGCTCGCGGTGATGGGCCGCAACCTGGCCCGGAACTTCGCGCGGCACGGGTACACCGTCGCCGTGCACAACCGCACCCCGACCCGAACCAAGGCGCTGGTCGAGGAGTTCGGGCACGAGGGCGCGTTCGTGGCTGCGGAGACGGCCGAGGAGTTCGTGGCGGCGCTGGAGCGTCCCCGCCGTCTGATGATCATGGTGCAGGCGGGCGCGGCGACCGATGCCGTGATCGAGGAGTTCGCTTCGCTCCTGGAGCCGGGCGACATGATCATCGACGGTGGCAACGCGCACTTCGCCGAAACCCGGCGCCGTGAGCGTGCGCTGCGCGAGCGTGGCCTCCACTTCGTCGGCGCGGGTGTCTCCGGCGGTGAGGAGGGCGCGCTCAACGGACCGAGCATCATGCCCGGCGGCTCACCGGAGGCGTATGCCTCGCTCGGCCCGATGTTCGAGAAGATCAGTGCGAAGGTGGACGGCGAACCGTGCACGACGCACGTCGGCACGGACGGCGCCGGGCACTTCGTGAAGATGGTCCACAACGGCATCGAGTACGCCGACATGCAGCTGATCGGCGAGGCCTACGACCTGCTGCGCCAGGTTGCCGGATTCTCCCCCGCGGCGATCGCCGAGATCTTCCGCGAGTGGAACAAGGGGCGCCTGGACTCGTACCTGATCGAAATCACGGCGGAGGTGCTGGCGCACACCGACGCCGCGACCGGCAAGCCGTTCGTGGATGTCGTCGCGGACGCCGCCGGGCAGAAGGGCACCGGGCGCTGGACCGTGCAGACCGCGCTGGAGCTGGGCTCTCCGGTGACCGCCATCGCCCAGGCCACCTTCGCCCGCGCCGCCTCGGGCCAGTCCGCACTGCGCGGCGCCTACCGCGGGCTGCCCGGCGGCACGAGCTGGGACCTGACCTCGTACGAGGCCGAGCGCTTCACCGCGCAGGTGGAGCAGGCGCTGTACGCGTCCAAGCTGATCGCCTACGACCAGGGCTGGAAGATGATCCTGGACGCCGCCGACGAGTTCGGCTGGGAGATCGACCTCGGCGCGGTGGCGAAGATCTGGCGCGGCGGCTGCATCATCCGCGCCGCCTTCCTCGACCGCATCCGCGCCGCCTACGCCGCCGACCCGGGCCTGGTCAGCCTGCTGTCGGACGCGGGCTTCGCGGCCGAGATCACCGACGCGCAGGTGCCGTGGCGCGAGGTGATCGCCATCGCGGCCCGCCGGGGCGTGCCGGTGCCCGCCTTCTCCGCCGCGCTGTCGTACTACGACTCCCTGCGCGCCGAACGCCTGCCGGCCGCGCTCACCCAGGGCCAGCGCGACTACTTCGGCGCCCACACCTACCGGCGCGTCGACCGCGAGGGCAGTTTCCACACGCTCTGGGGCACGGCCGACCGCGCCGAGACGGAGGCCTGA
- a CDS encoding carbohydrate kinase family protein, with protein sequence MKVVTMGVHVLDVLVRPVEAIPEGQGATLVEDIRMTAAGTAGGTALTLAKLGASVRSAGAIGTDPTGDMLVQLLGKAGIGTEFLVRRADTPTSASVLPIRPNGDRPSLHLLGANITYGLDDVPWDAITESTHLHLGGPELIGVDVAARILSHAKEHGVVTSVDLLAPGVLGSFEQIAAALPYIDHLLPNDDQVLGFTGEDDLVAGAKKLLGAGAGLVAVTRGGDGALLVTEEGTETIPAFAIDVVDTTGCGDAFSAGFLRGVGLGRTPREAAVLGCAAAALVAQGLGSDHGDFDLAAADAFAAAHKTRS encoded by the coding sequence ATGAAGGTCGTCACGATGGGCGTACACGTGCTGGACGTGCTGGTGCGGCCGGTGGAGGCCATACCCGAGGGCCAGGGTGCGACGCTGGTGGAGGACATCAGGATGACCGCCGCCGGGACGGCCGGCGGGACCGCACTCACCCTGGCCAAGCTGGGCGCCTCCGTGCGCAGCGCCGGGGCGATCGGAACCGACCCCACCGGCGACATGCTGGTGCAACTGCTGGGCAAGGCGGGTATCGGCACCGAGTTCCTCGTCCGCCGCGCGGACACCCCCACCTCCGCCAGCGTCCTGCCCATCCGGCCGAACGGAGACCGGCCCTCGCTGCACCTGCTCGGCGCCAACATCACCTACGGCCTCGACGACGTGCCCTGGGACGCGATCACCGAGTCCACACACCTGCATCTGGGCGGCCCGGAGCTGATCGGGGTCGACGTCGCCGCGCGCATCCTGTCGCACGCCAAGGAACACGGCGTGGTGACCTCCGTGGACCTGCTCGCGCCCGGCGTGCTCGGCAGCTTCGAGCAGATCGCGGCGGCACTGCCGTACATCGACCACCTGTTGCCCAACGACGATCAGGTCCTGGGCTTCACCGGTGAGGACGACCTGGTGGCGGGCGCCAAGAAACTCCTCGGCGCCGGTGCCGGCCTCGTCGCGGTGACGCGCGGCGGCGACGGTGCACTCCTGGTCACCGAGGAGGGCACCGAAACGATCCCGGCCTTCGCGATCGACGTCGTGGACACCACCGGGTGCGGCGACGCGTTCTCGGCCGGGTTCCTGCGCGGTGTCGGGCTGGGCCGCACACCGCGCGAGGCCGCCGTACTCGGTTGCGCCGCCGCGGCGCTGGTGGCCCAGGGGCTCGGCAGTGATCACGGCGACTTCGACCTCGCGGCCGCCGACGCGTTCGCCGCGGCACACAAGACGCGCTCATGA